The following DNA comes from Pseudomonas sp. Tri1.
AAGGTCCCGATGCCTTGTACAAAGGGCCGGTTGCCGAGGAGATCGTCGCCAAGGTGCAGGGCCACGCCAACCCCGGCAGTCTTTCGCTGGCGGACCTCCAGGGCTACACCGCACGGGAGCGGCCAGCGCTATGCACCGACTACAAGCGCTGGCAAATCTGCGGCATGCCACCACCGTCTTCGGGCGGGGTTGCCGTGGCGCAGATCCTCGGGACGTTGCAGGCCCTCGAACAGCGCGACAGCAACGCGACCCTCGCGTCCTTGAAGCCCCTCAAGACCGCTAAACCCGCCGGCATTGAACCCGCACCCGAAGCGGTGCATCTGATCGCCGAGGCCGAGCGCCTGGCCTATGCCGACCGCGCCCAATACATTGCCGATCCAAATTTTGTAGCCGTGCCGCTCAAAGGCCTGGTCGATCAGGGTTACCTTGCCAGCCGCGCCAGCCTGATCGGCCCTCGCAGCATGGGTGTCGCCAAGCCCGGCACACCACCGGGCATCCAGGTGGCCTACGCCCCGGACCGTTCGCCCCTGCGTATTTCCACCTCGCAAGTGGTGGCCGTGGATGACCAGGGTGGCGCGGTGTCCATGACCACGACGGTGGAATCGGCGTTCGGCTCACACTTGATGGTCCAGGGCTTCATGCTCAATAACCAGATGACCGACTTCTCATTCATCCCCGAAGAGAATGGGCAAAAAGTCGCCAACCGCGTCGAGCCGGGCAAACGCCCACGTTCGTCCATGGCACCGACGCTGATCTTCGATCATCAGGGTAGACTCCTGGCCGCTGTCGGCTCCCCCGGCGGCTCGCAAATCATCGAATACGTCGCCAAGTCAGTCATTGGCCTTCTGGATTGGGGCCTGGACCCGCAAACCGCCATCAACCTCCCCAACTTCGGCAGCCGCAACGGCCCCACCGAACTGGAACAGGGCCAGTTCAGCCCGGCGTTGATCCAGGCATTGAAGGATAAAGGCCACACCGTGAGCGAGATCGACATGAACAGTGGCACCCAGGCAATCGTCCGGGTGCGTGACGGGCAAGGAAAAGTGTCACTGGCTGGCGGGGCGGACCCACGG
Coding sequences within:
- the ggt gene encoding gamma-glutamyltransferase, whose amino-acid sequence is MLTDLKPSLHHLSAVSLLAVALTLAACKAPPSSTTTPALPAPPEVVSGYRTDLQTRHADKHMAAAANPLAAEAGREMLRRGGSAIDAAIAMQAVLTLVEPQSSGIGGGAFIVLWDGKAVRTYDGRETAPAGSTERLFLQADGKPMPFTAAQIGGRSVGTPGVLRGLELAHRKHGRLEWATLFEPAIALAERGFAISPRLHALIASDPSLPGSPDMAAYFLNADGSPKAVGTVLKNPALAGVLKRIAHEGPDALYKGPVAEEIVAKVQGHANPGSLSLADLQGYTARERPALCTDYKRWQICGMPPPSSGGVAVAQILGTLQALEQRDSNATLASLKPLKTAKPAGIEPAPEAVHLIAEAERLAYADRAQYIADPNFVAVPLKGLVDQGYLASRASLIGPRSMGVAKPGTPPGIQVAYAPDRSPLRISTSQVVAVDDQGGAVSMTTTVESAFGSHLMVQGFMLNNQMTDFSFIPEENGQKVANRVEPGKRPRSSMAPTLIFDHQGRLLAAVGSPGGSQIIEYVAKSVIGLLDWGLDPQTAINLPNFGSRNGPTELEQGQFSPALIQALKDKGHTVSEIDMNSGTQAIVRVRDGQGKVSLAGGADPRREGQALGD